The Lytechinus variegatus isolate NC3 chromosome 11, Lvar_3.0, whole genome shotgun sequence genome contains the following window.
CATTTGTGCAAAATAATCACTAGGCAAattgggtattagaccaaaagtGTAGGGTGTACCAAACAGTAATTATAACAAATCGACAATTGACCAACTGTAAACTCCTTTAAGTTctggggctgtttcataaagctgttagcAAGTttagagtgactttaagaatgacagGTGATCCTTTTTTGTTGGTAAATGacattcaccattaaatgtccATTGGCGATTATTTTGCACAtaggaaaggttcaccagtcattcttaaagctGCCTTTAACTTGGGACACTTTTATGAAACGTCATCTGGAATATCCTCATTATATAGAATTGTTCAGGTATAAAGAGGGAAGGACGTATTAATGGCGATTGTGAAAGgaagatgatggtgaggatTAGGATtgtggtggtgacgatgattatgattgtTAGCAGTAATGATGATGCCAGTGAAGGTGATGATATTGTTATGGTGACAAAGATAATTTATCAACCCCATGGCAATAAGACCTACATGTAAGAATCCTAATCGGTGCATTGTGATGAAGTGAATAAAACTGAAAAGATCATagacaaaaattaaataaaaacacaacACAAATTAAATAGATTTctttaaatttctttatttttacaaatcatGTATTGTTAGTGATGCTGCAGATAGTTGCATTAACATGTACAAACTGAAAACTGCACAAactaaaagagaaaataaatcacagatttgaacaaCTTTAACATATTAGTACAGCAGGGTGTCCATCCTGTGCTTGTCATTTTGCCTTTAGATACATAATGCAAGTGGATGTCACATACAAGTGAAATTGCTTTATAAATAGGTGACAAAAAACAGGTAGATGTTTCATACTTAGTCTGCAGGCCCAGACCCTGATTGAGACTTTTaccaacaagtgggtcttcacacaaaGACTAGCATAAATATatcttgctgtttcaattccgcaagagggccttcagtacacaagtcCTCAATAGGCTTTGCATTCAGACCCCTTAACTTGAGTGAAGGgtctgcacagcagactagtaGTGACGTGAAATGGTCTTCATAGGCTTATATACGGTTCCATGACATATGCTCCAGCGATAATTACTCTGATGGAAAATATGCACGCTGAGCCAAGCATAAAATCTAATATTAGAcagccaagacagatagccaagcgcgattggtccatagcacgtcacgtgatatgatcgaaatcaatgtattttcccagccggtccaccttcgatgatatattgaccaaccggtccatgaatatatttttctacgtgtatggcgccctcttgtggattagatgttaccatgcatAATCGGCCTGCCTTGGGTCCTGGACCTAGACTGGGCTCGAACTTAGAGTTcgatctagggctaggcctaaacaaagttgatttgattagaaaagggtcattcactgcgttagactaacgttacttagatatctatagatcaagatctaacgttagatctataccagttcaatcactgtgaatatcataaacttgctgcacgcatcgttaggcctaactttatcttcatcgttagaggctatctaatataacagatattgactgatgggatatgtaaaaaagaaaattctttggaccacctaaaggatttgtattttcccgaggggtcACGAAATATGATCATGAGGGAAAAtacggcggtccaaagaatgtttatattacacaccccatcagtcaatatctgtataatatccAAAAATTAATAAACCCTAATACTGATTTTTACATTATACTGAACCCAAAACTCTATTaaaatcctaactctaaccctattgccctctgagatattgaGACCGGGGgaaaatgtcgcaggagcaaatatCCTGTCACCTTACATACATATCAAGAGGCACTCTATAGCATgtattcatatgaaataagTGGTAATATACTCAAAATAGGAAACAAGTTTGTGATAGTTACAGAACAAACTGCTTTACCTTGTACACACGTGTACAGTGatgacattatacatgtacatgtactggaCAGAATATCAACTCAAATAAGATTTTGAATTCTACTGATTATCGTACCTCTGGATAGCAATTATATCTATGCACATAAACAAACTACTCTGTATACTCCCTTCattggcatatatatatatcatatatgcaTTGAACAAACATATGATATATAGTGTACTCTGCACTTCAACCAGACAATGATTTGGTCAGTCTTATATTGCGGCattaaatgtacaaaaataaaagtCAACCTaatgcagtgtacatgtagtgttgTGTATCACAGAGTAGTCAGTCAAGAACTTGGCTTCGTGTTACAGGGACAGGTCCAGGGGGACATTATATGAGCAAGATGAGAAGGGCTCAATGCTGGTACCAGCAATATTATTTTACAGTCTGATGCAGTAAACAGGGCTTTGTATTAAAACCAAAGAATATAAAGTAGACTTGTTGATTTTGATGGACTCTGATGAATACCTTCAAGCTTTCATATGTCACATTGAAAAGGAACGTAAACCCCGATACAGGTGATCCTTTATTTTGGTAGCTGACATGACCCAAATTTCATACGTGTAGCTTTAGCTCCCCGAGAGAAATGGCCACAAGTCGAGTGAGTGTAAAGTTGCTTTACACTCACTGACAGCCAAgttatgaaacacccaacagGCAATGCAACAGATTAAGAAGCTGCATAGGGGCCCTGTTCATTACATAAGATCACTACAAAATATGATACACTTGTACTGGGTGATGGAATCTTTTTATTagctgttatttttttttacgcaATGACCATTTCTGGTCTATGACAGTAACAACACAAAGATTATCACTGATGGTGGATTCATAAACtcacaaattttatgaaaacacaAGCTTATTCAATATATACATCATGTTTTATCTTTTATCATAAATCACCATAAAAAACGAATACAACAAACAGCTGAAAATCTGTCATTCTTCTGCGGCAATCTTATAATGTGCATGTACCTATCAAAGTACAATTGCTTTGCAATTACATACAATGGAATAAATAGCTATGAAAATTTACACAAATATATATCTGAGATTATTCCGAGTACGATAAAAAAGTAAAGAATGTGTCGATCACAGTTCACACAGAGGCAATACATAATTCTTTTGAAGAAGTTCATTTCACTCACAATTTCGAGGTCGAAGTTCACTGCAGTATGAAAGAGTTGTGTTCAATTCATCGGAATACAGTAtgtttacaaattttaaaaaaaaaatcgattcaCAGTTTAATAGTATAGCATTTGATAAGAGTGTTGTTTCAGGAGTTAATACCCTTGATATATTTTGGTCAAATTTGTTCACACTGAACCTGCCAGTGGGCGAATCTCTAGTTTGGAGTTAAAAAGTGTTGTTGGTGTTGAGGAAGCACTAGCACTAGCCTTAACACCAAACGTAACATGATGCAAAATTACATATATCATTAGAGGAGATATACCCCAGTTTCAAACCATGAAAAACCTAAATCATCCCAGTCCGGTTATTTAAGTATCTAAACATGTGTTCCTTGACCTCGATGGGTCTGATAAGAACTGAACTGCAGTGACAGAAGTGGGCCCACACACAAAACTCTGCACGGCTCGCCAGCGCATGCCgtcatttttctctctttaataCTTTATTTCGGCGTTGACTTCCTTCATTCGAAATTGAAAACAagtttacatttgatttgtaaagAAGATATTCCTTTGGAAACTTGAttgaatatcaaatacaataatttcattccgaagggcctactacaggcagagcgGCTCTTACGTAATTTCACAGCTGCTGTTTATCGCCTAACCCTGGCTCAACGCTCAGGCTTGCCTGCGGAGGTGAAATGTTACATAAGAGGGATTACTGGGCAATACAGGGTTGATAGCGCTTGGAATAAAATATCTTGGATCCTCTGAGGCTTTCCAAAACGGGTATAAAACCGTAGTTCTGATCTGAGCAGTGGTCGTCTGACCCAAATGCGGGTTTGACATAATGGTAAAGCTGGTATTGTGACTGATTGAACTTGGTATTGAGCTATTAATAATATAAGtggtattattttcatatttattattttcaccCTAAATTGGTAATGACGCGAGAGTTGTCAGCACAATTCACAATCTCGACACCAAAAATGAGCTTGAAATAGCCCGGTGAATTGAAGCTGACCTggcaatacaaaaattatttcatactcCAAGTATTTTTGAATCTCTGGCACAATTAAACACTGTTATCACAGAACATGCCATCAGCGTTTGTTGTGCACAGCTATATAATAATTTCCACCCTTAAatcatacaattattttttagatTGATTGTCTTTCCCATACCACACTTTATAAAGGCTCCACAAGAGATTTTGAGTCGACGATAAAGTGTTGCAAACAGAAAGCTAGAACTTTAAAACACCGATTTTGAGAGAAATGACCAAGCAGAAAGGTGTAACCCGATCTCAAGTCTTTCTGATAGTGAATGGGTGATTTCGAGTCCGgggttggccttggtgttgaaatttggattgctttcCCTTACTCAAAAAAcctattcagagtttgtaaaactgatccagatcacattattgacatctcaacgaCGAGTGCGTGACATTTCTGTACCATCCACATTTTCTGTTTGGTGTTTACtataatcatgtaaaaattgacctaacaacAACACCAAAAACTCAACACTGAACCTGAAATCAACCAATATAGTGTGCTTCATAGACACATGGTGAAGtgttattttgcttttattttaggCAACGACAAGTCTAATGAGTTAAAGCTTTACGGTTTCTACAATCTGTAATGTTGCTGAATATGTTAATACTAGAAATCTCAAAATAGCTCCAAAGTGAGTTACAACCTTCTGAATGTCAAATGTTCAAGATGCTTAATTCATAACTGTGGCTTGATTCGATTCATTCCTGTGATCGGCTGATTGGACTACGGAAAAGGTTCTTCTCAAAGCCCTGACTCTTGGAATACTCTTGTCACTTCTCCAAAGACCTGGATAATGTAAACAAGAGATTAACATAACAATAGATGGGTTGAGAAGGAGCCTAGGTAGTACCTTTGAGAATAAAGAGATTGAATTTATTGGAACAGGGTTAATTAACCAACATCATTGTTTTGATACACCCATAGCATTTCCCCACCATGCAGTATCATAGATTGGGGGAAAGAGAGTAATGACAGAGGCATACAATGCTATACTATGCTATGTAAATACATCCATAGACTCCTCTTTAGCCATGGAAGTAAAATAGTTTGTTTGATAAGGTAGAATGTGAGAAAATCATATTGGTGATTACAACGAAGGAAGACTCACAAAAAGATCTTATCATCCAGAAAGAAGGACAAAGGAACCAGTAGGCCTGGGACTTTCTGGTATTTTTCTCTTCGGTAACCGTggtaattttcgggcgggtacccgaaaatcatgtcgctcgaAATATGTCTGGTTAAAAATCCCCataggtgacgtcatcaagccaatttatgaatgaaaatacagtaagcatgcgcattgcaagcctcccgtgccccacgcagtattccatcgaaacaagtctgcaatactctgtcacctccccgggtcacctcgtaccaaaatcgacctagaattccacttttctatatttcatatgaattataaaacGTATTTTCAGAGGATCTGCTTTCTCATCGATACCGCACAAGTAAGCAAATTTtcattacttcttgcttttccgtcaaaatcttacgaagtagcgtcgatattacatcgtgttcgtgagtttgtagaatctatcgctacgtgaacaaagtcaattgatttccgggtttcggagcgtcaaatgcgccagccaatcacgatcgtgttaccattttcggtttatgatgaactgaaaatggtatcaagaacgtgattggctggcgcctcgtatgctccgaaacccggaaatcaattgactttgttcacgtagcgatagattctacaaactcgcAAACACGATGCAATATCaacgctacttcgtaagattttgacggaaaagcaagaagtaataaaatttgcttacctgtgtggtatcggtgagaaaatagatcctctgagaatacctttcataattcatatgaaataaaggaaagtggaatgctaggtcgattttggtacgaggtgacagactattgcagacttgttttgacggactgaggcttgcaatgcgcatgcttactatattttcattcataaattgacttgcgtcgcagtggctggatgacgtcactgcgctgcaaaagaaacatggcgacgattgaacgatctcagtcacatcatcatcacttgaaaaaaatagtatatttatggatatttcgagggtaattggtgagattcaaaatgagacttgtgtactttGTGACGAgttacaatcatgtcttacacaacgtaatacaaatcaaatgtacgttatacCAGGtatactggtgagcaattttcgggtatcgggtattgatttttctacccgggtacccgaggcttccgggcgggacccgagtacccgggttttagtcccagccctagGAACCAGGCATCAAATGGTAATGAGAATTGATTTGGTGCTTTAATTTTTTGATGGGCGTTTTagaaagctacatgtaccagTACTCAGGAATTTCTGCACAAGTTTACGCACACAATACACACAGCAAGATCGTCCCCTCCAAACGTCCTAAATATGCATTCCCTCTTtgacaatgaaataaattcaaatacagTCACTTGGAACGTTTACTTACGGAATCTGGATCATTCTCAGCTGCAATCTTTTTTACTTTTCCCTGAGCATCATAATGGTCAATGATTGGTTTGGTCGAATTCCAATATGTTAGAAACCTGCAATCACATCAAAACTAAATGTCATAGCAGTTGTGATAGTCACTTGGAAAGTTTAATTACTAACAAACCTGCAATCACATCAAAACTAAATGTCAATAACAGTTTTGATAGTCACTTGGAAAGTTTGATTACTTACAAACCTGCAATCACATCAAAACTAAATGTCAAAACCAATTGTGATAGCGATCCAAACAtaaatttgaacagaatccaataaaatgaccatccAAGTGTTTGTGTGTAGTGTGTGAATACAACATACAGTGTATGTACTGAATGATTCTGGTAGTTAACAAATAATTGCCgacaaattagcaaaataagaaTGGCTTTCCTACCAGGTTTCAGGTCTGTTTTGAAGTGATAATAGGGTATTTTTAGCAATTACCTCACAGAAGCTCCCTATAACGCAGAGAATCTTTTGCCAAAAGCCCttcagtctttgtcgaaaatcagtGAATCAAAACAGTAGTGTCATCATGGACTCGGGACACACACATATTTGCACATTTTTGTTCGGCCCGATTCTCAAGACGATGAGAAGTCCCGgcgagcatttcatcaacatttttgtctgacaagttctcagatctgacaacttccttgattgtgattggctgaaaggcactgttactatggtaattgtcggataaaacatgacttgtcggataaaatcctttcatgaaatgctcccctggtcCACCAACTCTCTACAATGACCTCTAATCTAGTTGTAGTGATTTTgcaggcattttcaatagatacTGAATGCCGCAGGAAGCATCTGCGATTTGGATACTATTATAGAATGTGTATCATGCTTAAGTAATTACCAGCACATGGCCAGCCATGTATCCAGTAAATTTGCCATGCGTCCGGTAATTACTTATGCATGGCTAGTCatgcatttattcatttttttatgcatgattgtaaaaatattgattttagcAAAAAAAATTCACCATTCTATGAAACAAACGATACATAGGTTTGTCTGTGAATTGGTAGGACTAGTGAACATGCAGTTACTATGGAAACTAATCTGAACAATTTCCCCCAAAACTACCTATGCATTCACATCTGagcatcatttgtatattaaGAAACAGTCCCACATCTCTAAGTGATATTCATTGTGCTCACTTTTTAGCTGAAGTTTCATGATTTCGcaaaagctacatgtagatttgTGTATACCTGTAGACCTATTCTATGATGGTATAAGTATAGCCCTTGACTTTCAACaccttttcatgaaatcattatAGCTTTTAAAGATCATAATGtgacaataaaaaattaaaaataacaacaaatcagagatattctcatttcattagatgatatgaatattttggACAGAAGGCAGGGATTATTTTGGCTATGTCATTTTATAAATCAGAAGTTAACAGAACGAAACTCATTTGGATCTAATTCTTGATCTAAATCTATGTAATGTTGAATATTTAAAGCAGAAATAATTCTAGTTGAAAATATTAACGTTAATTTGATTGAATCAAAATATAAACTTAATACAGAGATGCCAAACTTAGAAAAATAATTGGCATTTTTTGTGGGATTAGAGGTATCTCAGGGTCGAAACACTCTTTTAAACTTTTCTGCAATAAACATGTAAATTTGTAATCCTTTGTATGGGAAAAACTAGTATTCTTCATAAAACCTGtggtattttattttctaaaaaaatcagTATAATATTAGGCAAAAAGGGAACAGTAGTGGACTCTGGTAAAATTGAAGCTGGATGCCATTTTTACTGCTATGTCATTCACATGTATATAACTTCAAAATGCAAATGTAGAAGTTTTCTTTCAAAGCCATTTCTTTATTTAGGAATGAAACACAAATTCTCAAAACAAAGaggtttgtatttttttacaatggCCTGATAAAGTTACCTTGAAGGCCATGCCTGTTCATCATAAGGGgtattaaggccaccgcacaccttacgactgttcgcgatccgattttggaacaaatcgcattttgctcattttctgaaaatgtcaaTGGAacataatcattttatttgaggttaatattaattgaaagaatactagtataaccattttgaatgattacaagcctttattttggagtaaaagcCAAATCAGTTTCGAATCGTAGCCAATTGTtagactgctatgacgtcattacaactagatattaaatttgcttttaaggatgatagcatagtcacagatttgaaaataggtattcgtacgatgatttcgaacattacacagtaagatatttcaAGTCTCAATATCAGCATCGcattctactacgttttattccaaaattgagtcgcagaccaatcgtaaggtgtgcggtcgcatTTATACATATACACTGTACAGTTGAATGAATGGTGTGGCAGGGGTAGGGAGGTCCCAGGGGACCCATTCAAAAACCCATGGTAAAAGGCAATATTGAAAGTTTACACTGAGAGCACAGGACATTTTTACGAGATTGCATTAAAAAACTGAATTTCTCTTTACCTTTTTTCGAGACTTTGTACATTATCATCTGATCGTCCACTTGTCTTCCCTCTCTCTAGAATTCTCTGGACACATGTCTGGacaaaaatcaagaaatattaAAGCTAGATATCATAAGAATTGCGCATCTTCTCTGTGAATTAAATGTATTTGCTGGCTGCCAACaataccaataataataataaaattaataatagtaataataataatgataaaaataataacaataaacataatagtaattataataataataataataacagtagtaataataataataataataataacaatgttcatttatatagcgcagatactatgtgcatatactaaactgtgctttgatacttggtatcgtATTATTACCCTGGCAGTAGCTATGctgttaataaaaataatgtgacATTGAAACTCCTATAAATCTATACGGCATCGGGTTGACAATATAGTGGAATTCAGAATGCAAAACTAGCTCAAGTGATAACACATTGTAAACAGCCAGTCACTGAAACCCGCACTTCTATACCAGCCATCcaacacatatacatgtacatgcacattgtACAACATCAAATGCACATCCTTGTATCATATCACTTTGAGCCTTCAAAAGCATTGCTGAATGATATAAAGTTGGGATTGTTTTGTTTCTTGATTAATACTGTGGATGATTTTATCTGGTAAAAGTATAAAATAATACTGgttgtgtaaataaaaaaatacctctTTCGAACAATcgaagaataaaacaaatttgagGTCAACTTTATCCTGCATAACTTCATTCCACCCGGACAGGTTGTCTTCGTTCCTTGGGAATCCATCGATGAGAAATCTCTTGGTGACATTTTCCTCCATACTCTGTACGGGACAAGATAATAAAGAGGGAAATATGAAAGAAGAGGAATGCAGTGTTTAGGAAAGGACAGGAGACAAGAAAGAGGGATAGAGATTGGAGTCAAAAGATAGTGAATGCAGAATAAGGGGTAGAATAAGAAGGGAAATACAAagggattttttaaaaagacagcgagagggggggggggcagagagtGATGATCAGAGATTCCAAATTACTGTTGATCAAAATTTTACGATATCAATCATTGAGCCCTTTTCTTTGGACAAACCTACATTCCATTATATATATTACAAATTATACTAAAACTATGAAGCTGTTATCAAGCATACATAAACACGtctacaaaatattaaaacaaaagctAATTTCACCAATCTGCAAAATAATCCAAGAGTAAAACATTATGCCAAAACTCTTATCTGTACCGCTACT
Protein-coding sequences here:
- the LOC121423822 gene encoding UMP-CMP kinase-like isoform X2, which codes for MAVQSPISNSIPQVMASVKPTVIFVLGGPGAGKGTQCQKIVEKFGFVHLSAGDLLRAERQSGSKDGELIESYIKNGEIVPVKITLGLLEKSMEENVTKRFLIDGFPRNEDNLSGWNEVMQDKVDLKFVLFFDCSKETCVQRILERGKTSGRSDDNVQSLEKRFLTYWNSTKPIIDHYDAQGKVKKIAAENDPDSVFGEVTRVFQESGL
- the LOC121423822 gene encoding UMP-CMP kinase-like isoform X1, with amino-acid sequence MGSILSYFWSSEPQERNLDIEAVQSPISNSIPQVMASVKPTVIFVLGGPGAGKGTQCQKIVEKFGFVHLSAGDLLRAERQSGSKDGELIESYIKNGEIVPVKITLGLLEKSMEENVTKRFLIDGFPRNEDNLSGWNEVMQDKVDLKFVLFFDCSKETCVQRILERGKTSGRSDDNVQSLEKRFLTYWNSTKPIIDHYDAQGKVKKIAAENDPDSVFGEVTRVFQESGL